In Morganella morganii, the following are encoded in one genomic region:
- a CDS encoding ACP phosphodiesterase: MNFLAHLHLASLANSSFLGNLMADFVRGTPEEQYSAPVAAGIRLHRRIDTLTDSHPLVREARQLFRPEYRRYAPITLDVVWDHFLSLHWSQFEPKTSLTDFTQHVRAVIEPQLAFTPVKFQELNEFMWPQRWLIRYQEIPYIGQVLAGMAKRRPKLAALRETNQDFTDNYQSLEKIFFRFYPQMMDSVTKPFTGQ, translated from the coding sequence ATGAATTTTCTCGCACATCTCCACCTTGCCTCACTGGCAAACAGCAGTTTTCTCGGCAATCTGATGGCCGATTTTGTCCGCGGCACACCGGAAGAACAGTACAGCGCACCGGTCGCGGCGGGGATCCGGCTGCACCGGCGTATTGATACCCTGACCGATTCACACCCGCTGGTGCGGGAAGCCCGTCAGCTGTTCCGCCCGGAATACCGCCGCTACGCGCCGATCACGCTGGATGTGGTCTGGGATCATTTTCTTTCCCTGCACTGGTCTCAGTTTGAACCGAAAACGTCGCTGACCGATTTCACACAACACGTCCGCGCAGTGATTGAACCGCAACTGGCGTTCACGCCGGTGAAATTTCAGGAGCTGAATGAGTTTATGTGGCCGCAGCGCTGGTTAATCCGTTATCAGGAGATCCCCTATATCGGACAGGTGTTGGCGGGGATGGCAAAACGACGTCCGAAACTTGCCGCGCTCAGGGAGACAAATCAGGATTTTACCGATAATTATCAGTCTCTTGAAAAGATATTCTTCCGCTTCTATCCGCAGATGATGGACAGTGTGACAAAGCCGTTTACAGGTCAGTAA
- the queA gene encoding tRNA preQ1(34) S-adenosylmethionine ribosyltransferase-isomerase QueA, translating into MRVADFTFELPDELIARYPQAERSKCRLLSLDGISGELNHGIFTEVLNKLNPGDLLVFNDTRVIPARMFGRKASGGKIEVLVERMLDEHRVLAHVRASKAPKEGAELLLGEDESVKATMVARHDALFEIRFDDERDVLTILNQIGHMPLPPYIDRPDEESDRELYQTVYNDRPGAVAAPTAGLHFDEPLLAALREKGVEMAFVTLHVGAGTFQPVRVDNIEDHIMHSEYAEVPQNVVDAVLACKARGNKVIAVGTTSVRSLESAAKAAQDALIAPFFDDTQIFIYPGYEYQVVDALITNFHLPESTLIMLVSAFAGYQHTMQAYEAAVRERYRFFSYGDAMFITRNPQAKFEKVGHDD; encoded by the coding sequence ATGCGTGTTGCCGATTTTACTTTTGAACTGCCGGACGAACTGATTGCCCGCTACCCGCAGGCGGAGCGGAGCAAGTGTCGTCTGTTATCGCTTGATGGTATCAGTGGTGAACTGAACCACGGTATCTTCACCGAAGTGCTGAATAAACTCAATCCCGGTGATCTGCTGGTATTTAATGATACCCGCGTGATCCCCGCCAGAATGTTCGGCCGCAAAGCCTCCGGCGGAAAGATTGAAGTGCTGGTGGAGCGGATGCTGGATGAGCACCGTGTACTGGCGCATGTCCGCGCATCGAAAGCACCGAAAGAGGGTGCGGAGCTGCTGCTGGGCGAAGATGAGAGCGTGAAAGCCACCATGGTGGCGCGTCACGATGCGCTGTTTGAAATCCGTTTTGATGATGAGCGCGATGTGCTGACCATTCTGAATCAGATTGGTCATATGCCGCTACCGCCTTATATTGACCGCCCTGATGAAGAGTCGGATCGCGAGTTATACCAGACCGTGTATAATGACCGCCCCGGCGCGGTGGCCGCACCGACTGCCGGGCTGCACTTTGATGAGCCGCTGCTGGCGGCACTGCGCGAAAAAGGCGTGGAAATGGCCTTTGTCACCCTGCATGTCGGGGCGGGTACTTTCCAGCCGGTGCGTGTGGATAACATCGAAGATCACATCATGCACTCCGAATATGCGGAAGTGCCGCAGAATGTGGTTGATGCCGTGCTGGCGTGTAAAGCGCGGGGTAATAAAGTGATTGCGGTCGGCACAACATCCGTGCGCTCCCTGGAAAGTGCGGCGAAAGCGGCACAGGATGCACTGATAGCGCCATTCTTTGATGATACCCAAATCTTTATTTATCCGGGATATGAGTATCAGGTGGTGGATGCGCTGATCACCAATTTCCATCTGCCGGAATCCACGCTGATTATGCTGGTTTCCGCCTTTGCCGGTTATCAGCACACCATGCAGGCGTATGAAGCGGCGGTGCGTGAACGTTACCGTTTCTTCAGCTACGGGGATGCGATGTTTATTACCCGCAACCCGCAGGCGAAATTTGAAAAAGTTGGTCACGACGACTGA
- the tgt gene encoding tRNA guanosine(34) transglycosylase Tgt — translation MKYELQTTDGRARRGRLIFDRGVVETPAFMPVGTYGTVKGMTPEEVKETGAQILLGNTFHLWLRPGQEIMKLHGDLHDFMQWKGPILTDSGGFQVFSLGAMRKIKEEGVHFRNPINGEKIFLSPEKSMEIQYDLGSDIVMIFDECTPYPADWDYAKKSMEMSLRWAKRSRDRFDELGNPNALFGIIQGSVYEDLRDVSVKGLVEIGFDGYAVGGLAVGEPKEDMHRILEHVCPQIPEDKPRYLMGVGKPEDLVEGVRRGIDMFDCVMPTRNARNGHLFVTDGVVKIRNAKYKSDTSPLDAECDCYTCRNYTRAYLHHLDRCNEILGARLNTIHNLRYYQRLMAGIRQAIEEGRLEAFAAEFYQRIGKPVPPLSE, via the coding sequence GTGAAATATGAACTGCAGACGACAGACGGCCGTGCGCGCCGTGGTCGCTTAATTTTTGATCGTGGCGTTGTTGAAACCCCTGCATTTATGCCGGTGGGGACTTATGGCACAGTGAAAGGGATGACACCGGAAGAAGTGAAAGAGACCGGTGCGCAAATCTTATTAGGCAACACGTTCCATCTGTGGCTGCGTCCCGGCCAGGAAATTATGAAACTGCACGGCGATCTGCATGACTTTATGCAGTGGAAAGGCCCGATTCTGACTGACTCCGGCGGTTTCCAGGTGTTCAGCCTGGGCGCAATGCGCAAAATCAAAGAAGAAGGTGTCCATTTCCGTAACCCGATCAACGGTGAAAAAATCTTCTTAAGTCCTGAAAAATCGATGGAAATTCAGTACGATCTCGGGTCTGATATCGTGATGATTTTTGACGAGTGCACACCGTATCCGGCGGACTGGGACTACGCGAAGAAATCCATGGAAATGTCTCTGCGCTGGGCTAAACGCAGCCGTGACCGTTTCGATGAGCTGGGTAACCCGAATGCGCTGTTCGGTATCATCCAGGGCAGTGTTTACGAAGATTTACGCGATGTGTCTGTGAAAGGACTGGTGGAAATCGGATTTGATGGGTACGCTGTGGGCGGTCTGGCTGTCGGCGAGCCGAAAGAAGATATGCACCGGATTCTCGAGCATGTCTGTCCGCAGATCCCGGAAGATAAACCGCGCTATTTAATGGGCGTGGGTAAACCGGAAGATCTGGTGGAAGGTGTGCGCCGCGGTATTGATATGTTCGACTGCGTGATGCCGACCCGTAATGCCCGTAACGGTCATCTGTTTGTGACGGACGGCGTGGTAAAAATCCGTAATGCGAAGTATAAATCAGATACATCGCCGCTGGATGCGGAATGTGACTGCTATACCTGCCGCAATTATACGCGTGCTTACCTGCATCATTTGGATCGCTGTAATGAAATCCTTGGCGCGCGCTTAAATACCATTCATAATCTGCGCTACTATCAGCGTCTGATGGCGGGTATCCGGCAGGCAATTGAAGAAGGCCGTCTGGAAGCATTTGCCGCTGAATTTTATCAGCGGATCGGGAAACCCGTTCCGCCGTTAAGTGAGTGA